A genome region from Pseudomonas helmanticensis includes the following:
- a CDS encoding DUF4242 domain-containing protein, whose amino-acid sequence MPKFVIEREIPGAGKLSEAELQAVSQTSCQALRQLGPQVQWLQSYVTADKIYCVYIAPDEEQVREHARLGGFPANSVARVITVIDPTTAE is encoded by the coding sequence ATGCCGAAATTCGTGATTGAACGCGAGATTCCAGGGGCCGGAAAGCTGTCGGAAGCAGAACTCCAGGCCGTGTCGCAAACGTCCTGCCAGGCGTTGCGTCAACTTGGCCCACAGGTGCAGTGGCTACAGAGTTACGTCACCGCCGATAAAATCTACTGCGTCTATATCGCCCCTGATGAGGAGCAGGTGCGCGAGCACGCCAGGCTCGGAGGATTCCCGGCCAATAGCGTGGCGCGGGTGATAACGGTCATCGACCCGACCACCGCCGAATGA
- a CDS encoding class I SAM-dependent methyltransferase, which produces MSTPIDLTALKERQKVAWASGDYAVIGTTLQIVGENLAEACNLLCDEAVLDVAAGNGNATLAAARRGCLVTSTDYVAGLLERGQDRARAEHLDVTFQVADAEALPFADDSFDAVLSTFGVMFAPDQTKAAGELGRVCRRGGRIGLANWTPEGFVGQMFKILGHHLPPPVGAQPPSNWGSDAWLHKHFDDRDFLVRVTRREFNFRYRSAAHFIDIFRHWYGPVHKAFAVLPPESAQALESDLADLLNRMNRAGEGSLVVPSEYLEVVISKR; this is translated from the coding sequence ATGAGTACACCGATTGATCTCACTGCCTTGAAGGAACGCCAGAAAGTCGCTTGGGCCAGTGGCGACTACGCCGTGATCGGCACCACGCTGCAAATCGTCGGCGAAAACCTCGCCGAAGCCTGCAACCTGCTGTGCGATGAAGCGGTGCTGGATGTCGCTGCCGGCAATGGCAATGCGACGCTGGCGGCGGCGCGGCGTGGCTGTCTGGTGACCTCGACCGATTACGTCGCAGGCCTGCTGGAAAGGGGCCAGGATCGCGCCCGGGCCGAGCATCTGGACGTGACGTTCCAGGTCGCCGATGCCGAAGCCTTGCCGTTTGCCGATGACAGTTTTGATGCCGTGCTGTCGACATTTGGCGTGATGTTCGCGCCGGATCAGACCAAGGCTGCTGGCGAGTTGGGGCGAGTTTGTCGCCGAGGCGGGCGTATCGGTCTGGCCAACTGGACGCCGGAAGGCTTCGTCGGCCAGATGTTCAAGATCCTCGGCCACCATCTGCCACCGCCCGTCGGTGCGCAACCGCCATCGAACTGGGGCTCGGACGCTTGGCTGCACAAACACTTCGATGACCGCGATTTTCTGGTGCGCGTAACCCGGCGCGAGTTCAACTTCCGCTATCGCTCGGCGGCGCACTTCATCGACATCTTTCGCCATTGGTACGGGCCGGTGCACAAGGCTTTCGCGGTGCTGCCGCCGGAAAGCGCGCAGGCGCTGGAAAGCGATCTGGCGGATTTGCTCAATCGCATGAACCGGGCGGGGGAGGGATCGCTGGTGGTGCCGAGCGAGTATCTGGAGGTGGTGATCAGTAAACGCTAA
- the pcsA gene encoding phosphatidylcholine synthase codes for MISTVHIARLKAWGAHGFTATGVVTAFLATLALLENQPTHCLMWLGVALIVDGLDGALARKVNVQSVLPSFDGSILDLVIDYLTYVFIPALFIYRYIPLPDYTLLLTVSLILVSSLFCFCNVNMKSKDNYFVGFPAAWNVVALCLYIIGPEPWITFLTVIGLALLTVTQMKFLHPFRVRRFMPINIAVTAIWLLCSLSLVLQHPVINPLVMGLWLLMSAYFLGICIWRTALEWFERPPVK; via the coding sequence GTGATATCGACCGTACACATCGCCAGGCTCAAAGCATGGGGCGCCCATGGTTTTACTGCGACTGGCGTGGTCACTGCATTCCTGGCCACCCTCGCCCTGCTGGAAAACCAGCCGACCCACTGCCTGATGTGGCTCGGCGTCGCGCTGATCGTCGACGGCCTCGACGGTGCGTTGGCACGCAAGGTCAACGTGCAATCGGTGCTACCGAGTTTCGACGGTTCGATCCTCGACCTGGTGATCGATTACCTGACGTACGTGTTCATTCCGGCGCTGTTCATCTATCGCTACATTCCCCTGCCCGACTACACCCTGCTGCTGACGGTGTCGCTGATTCTGGTGTCGTCGCTGTTCTGCTTCTGCAACGTCAACATGAAGAGCAAGGACAACTATTTCGTCGGGTTCCCGGCCGCGTGGAATGTCGTTGCCCTGTGCCTGTACATCATCGGCCCGGAGCCGTGGATCACCTTTCTGACCGTGATCGGCCTGGCGCTGCTGACCGTAACGCAAATGAAATTTCTGCACCCCTTCCGCGTGCGCCGCTTCATGCCGATCAACATCGCGGTGACGGCGATCTGGTTGCTGTGCAGCCTGTCGCTGGTGCTCCAGCACCCAGTGATAAACCCGCTGGTGATGGGGCTGTGGTTGCTGATGTCGGCATATTTCCTCGGGATCTGCATCTGGCGCACGGCGCTGGAATGGTTTGAGCGGCCGCCCGTGAAATAA
- a CDS encoding tellurite resistance TerB family protein gives MNTSDLLEQLLRGQASAGQQTSASTGDGLGGLGGLLGGLLGGADASGSRGGSAGGGLGGLGGLLGGLLGGGAGGLGGALGGGGGTQSRSGGSNYAALASLGMMAYQAYQAWQRSQASAAPQQLPQTANLLAGPDVEEHSHAVLRALIAAAKADGRIDENEKHLISSEIGKHTDDPQLQQWLDAEVAKPLDASEVAQAANGDPAIAAEMYAASVLLVDDQQDAERSYLDALAAALRIDPELQVHLEQQAKGQA, from the coding sequence ATGAACACCAGCGATTTGCTCGAACAACTGCTGCGAGGCCAGGCCTCGGCGGGACAACAAACCAGCGCCTCGACCGGTGATGGCCTCGGCGGGCTCGGCGGCTTGCTGGGCGGTCTGCTGGGTGGCGCTGACGCCAGCGGCTCGCGCGGTGGTTCTGCGGGCGGTGGGCTTGGCGGTCTGGGTGGTTTGCTCGGCGGCCTGCTGGGTGGTGGTGCTGGCGGGTTGGGCGGCGCCTTGGGTGGCGGAGGCGGTACGCAAAGTCGCTCCGGTGGCAGCAATTACGCGGCGCTGGCATCACTGGGGATGATGGCGTACCAGGCTTATCAAGCCTGGCAACGCAGCCAGGCGAGCGCGGCGCCGCAACAGCTGCCGCAAACGGCCAATCTGCTCGCCGGTCCCGATGTCGAAGAACACAGCCACGCGGTGCTGCGCGCGTTGATTGCGGCAGCCAAGGCGGACGGGCGCATCGATGAAAACGAGAAACACCTGATCAGCAGCGAAATCGGCAAGCACACCGACGACCCGCAGTTGCAGCAATGGCTCGATGCGGAAGTCGCCAAGCCGCTGGACGCGAGCGAAGTGGCTCAGGCAGCGAATGGCGATCCGGCAATCGCCGCTGAGATGTACGCGGCGAGTGTGTTGCTGGTGGATGATCAGCAGGACGCTGAGCGCAGTTATCTGGACGCGTTGGCGGCGGCGTTGCGGATTGATCCTGAGTTACAGGTGCATCTGGAGCAGCAGGCCAAGGGGCAGGCCTGA